One Mangifera indica cultivar Alphonso chromosome 4, CATAS_Mindica_2.1, whole genome shotgun sequence genomic region harbors:
- the LOC123214091 gene encoding phenylacetaldehyde reductase-like, whose amino-acid sequence MSGERKVVCVTGASGFIASWLVKLLLQRNYIVKATVRDPGDAKIKHLHELDGAKERLQIFQANLLEEGSFDSAVEGCEGVFHTASPVTFSANDPQAELLDPAVKGTLNVLSSCAKTQSVKRVVVTSSIATILFNGNPLNPGVVVDETWFSSTAFCKKLNNWYVVSKTLAEEAAWKFAKENKIDLVTLHPGLVIGPFLQSTLNLSVKVILDIVNGAQTYTSPYRIVDVRDVALAHIQALEVPAASGRYLLVGRVTQFCEILKILQHHYPTLQLQEKFKAEKYEPTYQISKEKTESLGINFMPWEVSVRDTVECFMEKGFLKV is encoded by the exons TTTCATAGCTTCATGGCTGGTTAAGCTGTTGCTTCAACGTAATTACATTGTCAAAGCAACTGTTCGTGACCCAG GTGATGCTAAGATAAAGCACTTGCATGAACTTGATGGAGCTAAAGAAAGACTTCAGATCTTCCAGGCAAACCTATTGGAAGAAGGGTCTTTTGATTCTGCAGTTGAAGGATGTGAAGGTGTTTTCCATACAGCATCCCCTGTAACTTTCTCAGCCAATGACCCACAG GCAGAATTGCTGGATCCTGCAGTAAAAGGAACACTCAATGTTCTAAGTTCATGTGCAAAAACTCAGTCTGTCAAGAGAGTAGTTGTGACATCTTCTATAGCGACAATCTTGTTCAATGGAAACCCTCTGAACCCTGGTGTGGTGGTAGATGAGACTTGGTTTTCAAGTACAGCTTTCTGCAAGAAATTGAAT AACTGGTATGTAGTTTCAAAGACCTTAGCTGAAGAGGCTGCTTGGAAATTTGCAAAAGAGAATAAGATAGACTTAGTTACATTACATCCAGGATTGGTTATCGGACCCTTCTTACAATCAACTCTTAACCTGTCTGTGAAGGTGATTCTGGACATCGTAAATG GAGCTCAAACTTATACTAGCCCTTACAGAATTGTTGATGTTAGAGATGTTGCATTGGCTCATATTCAAGCTCTTGAGGTTCCCGCGGCCAGTGGCAGATATCTCTTAGTTGGAAGAGTTACACAATTCTGCGAGATTCTGAAGATTTTGCAGCACCATTACCCTACTTTGCAACTTCAGGAAAA ATTCAAAGCTGAAAAGTATGAGCCAACATACCAGATTTCCAAGGAGAAAACAGAGAGTTTGGGCATCAATTTTATGCCTTGGGAGGTGAGTGTTAGGGACACTGTGGAGTGCTTCATGGAGAAAGGCTTTCTCAAAGTCTAA